The Klebsiella sp. RIT-PI-d genome includes a region encoding these proteins:
- the queE gene encoding 7-carboxy-7-deazaguanine synthase QueE: MQYPINEMFQTLQGEGYFTGVPAIFIRLQGCPVGCAWCDTKHTWDKLADREISLYSILAKTKESDKWGAASSEDLLAVIERQGYTARHVVITGGEPCIHDLLPLTMLLEKNGFSCQIETSGTHEIRCTPNTWVTVSPKVNMRGGYDVLEQALQRAEEIKHPVGRVRDIEALDELLAVLNDDKPRVIALQPISQKEDATRLCIETCIARNWRLSMQTHKYLNIA; this comes from the coding sequence ATGCAGTACCCGATAAATGAGATGTTCCAGACCCTTCAGGGTGAAGGTTACTTTACCGGCGTTCCCGCCATTTTTATTCGTTTGCAGGGATGCCCGGTTGGCTGTGCCTGGTGCGATACCAAACACACCTGGGATAAGCTTGCCGATCGGGAAATCTCGCTTTACAGCATCCTGGCGAAAACCAAAGAGAGCGACAAGTGGGGCGCTGCCAGTAGCGAAGACTTGCTGGCGGTTATTGAACGTCAGGGCTATACCGCGCGCCACGTGGTGATCACCGGCGGTGAGCCGTGCATTCACGATCTTCTGCCGCTGACCATGCTGCTGGAGAAAAATGGTTTCAGCTGTCAGATTGAAACCAGCGGTACGCATGAAATCCGCTGCACGCCAAATACCTGGGTAACCGTATCGCCGAAAGTGAATATGCGTGGCGGATACGACGTTCTGGAGCAGGCGCTTCAGCGCGCGGAAGAAATTAAACATCCGGTAGGGCGCGTACGCGATATCGAAGCGCTGGATGAACTGCTTGCGGTGCTGAATGATGATAAACCGCGCGTCATCGCGCTTCAGCCTATTAGTCAGAAAGAAGATGCTACCCGTTTGTGCATTGAGACCTGTATTGCCCGCAACTGGCGATTATCGATGCAAACGCATAAATATCTTAATATTGCCTGA
- a CDS encoding LysR family transcriptional regulator translates to MFISKKMRYFMVLMEKRNFSRAAEALCITRSPLSKMISEIELLLADKLFIRKHNDLEPTFLAWEMYYKCKPLYDKLLTLESDYSRHRDECLPELYFDVTVPENLFKTLKMILSSEGLNISCKRDLLSYDEIITLKDMRRKWVISFRDLGSCAGVHKEQWEGGELVLLRSDEQCKDPRRLPPIYIWKENYTQFLKERFLYAIDDVTTNLDFIEHNYDIPTLFYLVRTGKGMALSSRKLATMYKLDGVSILPLKKHHPKCYLYSNPSSESDTRLMRFKNLLNKFV, encoded by the coding sequence ATGTTTATATCAAAAAAAATGCGTTACTTTATGGTTCTTATGGAGAAGAGAAATTTCTCTCGGGCTGCTGAAGCGCTATGCATCACGCGATCGCCATTGAGTAAGATGATTAGCGAGATCGAACTTTTGCTGGCGGATAAGCTATTTATTCGTAAGCATAACGATTTAGAGCCAACATTTCTGGCGTGGGAAATGTATTATAAATGTAAACCGCTATACGATAAGCTTTTGACGCTTGAGAGCGACTACAGCAGGCATCGTGATGAATGCCTGCCAGAACTTTATTTTGATGTCACTGTTCCTGAAAATTTGTTTAAAACCTTAAAAATGATTTTAAGTTCGGAAGGGCTAAATATTTCCTGCAAGCGTGATTTGCTGTCATATGATGAAATTATTACATTAAAAGATATGCGCAGGAAATGGGTCATATCATTTCGGGATTTGGGTTCTTGTGCCGGGGTACATAAAGAGCAATGGGAGGGGGGAGAACTCGTACTTTTGCGCTCAGATGAGCAGTGTAAAGATCCTCGGCGCTTACCACCTATTTATATCTGGAAAGAAAATTACACTCAATTTCTTAAAGAGAGGTTTTTATATGCCATCGATGATGTCACAACCAATCTGGATTTCATCGAACATAACTATGACATACCGACGCTTTTTTATTTAGTGAGGACAGGGAAAGGAATGGCCCTTTCTTCGCGAAAACTTGCGACTATGTATAAATTGGATGGCGTTAGCATCCTGCCGTTGAAAAAACATCATCCCAAATGTTATCTCTATTCTAATCCGTCAAGTGAGTCGGATACGAGGTTAATGAGGTTTAAAAATTTACTTAATAAATTCGTATGA
- the relA gene encoding GTP diphosphokinase: MVAVRSSHMNKEGEFDPKKWIASLGISSQQSCERLAETWAYCHQQTQGHADAHLILWRGVEMVEILSMLSMDIDTLRAALLFPLVDNNVVSEETLQEAAGKSVVVLIHGVRDMAAIRQLKATHNDSVSSEQVDNVRRMLLAMVDDFRCVVIKLAERVAHLRDVKDAPEDERVLAAKECTNIYAPLANRLGIGQLKWELEDYCFRYLHPEEYKRIAKLLHERRLDREQYIDEFVGHLRAEIKTEGVKAEVYGRPKHIYSIFRKMQKKHLTFDELFDVRAVRIVAERLQDCYAALGIVHTHYRHLPDEFDDYVANPKPNGYQSIHTVVLGPGGKTVEIQIRTKQMHEDAELGVAAHWKYKEGTVAGGARSGHEDRIAWLRKLIAWQEEMADSGELLDEVRSQVFDDRVYVFTPKGDVVDLPAGSTPLDFAYHIHSDVGHRCIGAKISGRIVPFTYQLQMGDQIEIITQKQPNPSRDWLNPNLGYITTSRGRAKVHNWFRKQDRDKNILAGRQILDDELTHLGISLKEAEKTLLSRYNFNEIDELLAAIGGGDIRLNQMVNFLQAQFNKPSAAEQDAAALKQLQQKTYTPPSRSSKDSGRVVVEGVGNLMHHIARCCQPIPGDEIVGFITQGRGISVHRADCDQLEELRNHAPERIVDAVWGETYSAGYSLVVRVTANDRSGLLRDITTILANEKVNVLGVASRSDTRQQLANIDMTIEIYNLQVLGRVLSKLNQVPDVIDARRLHGN, encoded by the coding sequence ATGGTTGCGGTAAGAAGTTCACATATGAATAAAGAGGGTGAGTTTGACCCGAAAAAATGGATCGCCAGTCTGGGAATTTCCAGCCAGCAGTCGTGTGAACGCTTAGCCGAAACCTGGGCCTACTGTCATCAACAAACGCAGGGGCATGCTGACGCACATCTCATTCTCTGGCGCGGCGTGGAGATGGTCGAGATCCTCTCTATGTTGAGTATGGACATTGATACCCTGCGCGCAGCGCTGCTGTTTCCGCTGGTAGATAACAACGTGGTCAGCGAAGAGACGTTGCAGGAAGCCGCCGGTAAATCGGTAGTCGTCCTGATCCACGGTGTGCGCGATATGGCGGCTATTCGCCAGCTGAAGGCCACGCATAACGACTCCGTCTCCTCTGAACAGGTCGACAACGTTCGTCGGATGCTGCTGGCAATGGTCGATGATTTCCGCTGCGTTGTTATCAAGCTGGCGGAGCGGGTCGCGCATCTGCGTGATGTCAAAGACGCGCCGGAAGACGAGCGCGTGTTGGCTGCCAAAGAGTGCACCAATATTTACGCGCCGCTGGCTAACCGTCTGGGGATCGGCCAGTTGAAATGGGAGCTGGAAGACTACTGCTTCCGCTATCTGCACCCGGAAGAGTACAAACGCATCGCGAAGCTGCTGCACGAGCGCCGTCTCGACCGCGAGCAGTACATCGACGAGTTTGTGGGGCACCTGCGCGCTGAGATTAAAACCGAAGGCGTTAAAGCCGAAGTGTACGGACGGCCCAAGCACATCTACAGCATCTTCCGCAAAATGCAGAAAAAGCACCTTACTTTCGACGAGCTGTTTGACGTGCGGGCGGTGCGTATCGTGGCCGAACGTTTACAGGACTGTTATGCGGCGCTGGGTATTGTCCATACGCACTATCGTCATCTGCCCGATGAATTCGACGACTACGTGGCGAACCCGAAACCTAACGGCTATCAGTCTATCCATACCGTGGTATTAGGCCCGGGCGGGAAAACCGTTGAGATCCAGATCCGTACCAAACAAATGCATGAAGACGCGGAGCTGGGCGTTGCCGCGCACTGGAAATACAAAGAAGGCACCGTGGCAGGCGGCGCACGCTCCGGGCATGAAGACCGTATCGCCTGGCTGCGTAAGCTAATTGCCTGGCAGGAGGAGATGGCCGACTCTGGCGAACTGCTTGATGAAGTTCGCAGCCAGGTGTTTGACGATCGCGTCTACGTCTTTACGCCAAAAGGTGATGTGGTTGACCTGCCGGCAGGCTCTACGCCGCTGGATTTTGCCTACCACATCCACAGCGATGTAGGACACCGCTGCATCGGGGCAAAAATTAGCGGTCGCATTGTGCCTTTCACCTATCAGTTGCAAATGGGCGATCAGATTGAAATCATCACCCAGAAACAGCCGAACCCAAGTCGCGACTGGTTAAACCCAAATCTGGGCTACATTACGACCAGCCGTGGGCGGGCTAAGGTTCATAACTGGTTCCGTAAGCAGGATCGGGATAAAAACATTCTCGCCGGACGCCAGATCCTCGATGATGAGCTGACGCATCTGGGTATCAGCCTGAAAGAGGCTGAGAAAACCTTACTGTCGCGCTACAACTTTAACGAGATTGACGAGCTGCTGGCGGCCATTGGCGGCGGCGATATCCGTCTCAATCAGATGGTGAACTTCTTACAGGCGCAGTTTAATAAGCCAAGCGCGGCAGAGCAGGATGCGGCAGCGCTGAAGCAGCTTCAGCAAAAAACCTATACGCCACCGAGCCGCAGCAGCAAAGACAGTGGCCGGGTCGTGGTCGAGGGTGTGGGTAATTTAATGCACCATATTGCTCGCTGCTGCCAGCCGATCCCGGGCGATGAAATTGTTGGCTTTATTACTCAGGGGCGCGGTATTTCCGTTCACCGGGCCGACTGCGATCAGCTGGAAGAACTGCGTAATCATGCGCCGGAACGTATTGTCGATGCCGTGTGGGGGGAGACCTACTCTGCTGGCTATTCACTGGTGGTTCGGGTTACCGCCAACGATCGCAGCGGCCTGCTGCGCGACATCACCACCATTCTGGCAAACGAAAAAGTAAATGTACTGGGCGTTGCCAGCCGCAGCGATACCAGACAGCAGCTGGCCAATATTGATATGACCATCGAAATCTACAATCTGCAGGTGCTCGGGCGGGTGCTCAGTAAACTCAACCAGGTGCCGGATGTGATAGATGCGCGGCGACTGCACGGAAATTAA
- the eno gene encoding phosphopyruvate hydratase: MSKIVKVIGREIIDSRGNPTVEAEVHLEGGFVGMAAAPSGASTGSREALELRDGDKSRFMGKGVTKAVGAVNGPIAQAILGKDAKDQAGIDKIMIDLDGTENKSNFGANAILAVSLANAKAAAASKGQPLYEHIAELNGTPGKYSMPVPMMNIINGGEHADNNVDIQEFMIQPVGAKSLKEAVRMGSEVFHNLAKVLKAKGMNTAVGDEGGYAPNLGSNAEALAVIAEAVKAAGYELGTDITLAMDCAASEFYKDGKYVLAGEGNKAFTSEEFTHFLEDLTKQYPIVSIEDGLDESDWDGFAYQTKVLGDKIQLVGDDLFVTNTKILKEGIDKGIVNSILIKFNQIGSLTETLAAIKMAKDAGYTAVISHRSGETEDATIADLAVGTAAGQIKTGSMSRSDRVAKYNQLIRIEEALGAKAPYNGRKEIKGQA; the protein is encoded by the coding sequence ATGTCCAAAATCGTTAAAGTCATCGGTCGTGAAATCATCGACTCCCGTGGTAACCCGACTGTTGAAGCCGAAGTACACCTGGAAGGTGGTTTCGTAGGTATGGCAGCTGCTCCGTCAGGTGCTTCTACTGGTTCCCGCGAAGCGCTGGAACTGCGCGATGGCGACAAATCCCGTTTCATGGGTAAAGGCGTAACCAAAGCTGTTGGCGCGGTTAACGGCCCGATCGCTCAGGCTATCCTTGGCAAAGATGCTAAAGATCAGGCCGGCATCGACAAAATCATGATCGACCTGGACGGTACTGAAAACAAATCCAACTTCGGTGCTAACGCTATTCTGGCCGTATCTCTGGCTAACGCCAAAGCGGCAGCTGCTTCTAAAGGTCAGCCGCTGTACGAGCACATCGCTGAGCTGAACGGCACCCCGGGCAAATACTCTATGCCGGTTCCGATGATGAACATCATCAACGGTGGCGAGCACGCTGACAACAACGTCGACATCCAGGAATTTATGATTCAGCCGGTTGGCGCTAAATCCCTGAAAGAAGCCGTACGTATGGGTTCTGAAGTGTTCCACAACCTGGCTAAAGTTCTGAAAGCTAAAGGTATGAACACTGCAGTGGGTGACGAAGGCGGCTATGCGCCTAACCTGGGCTCTAACGCAGAAGCACTGGCAGTTATCGCTGAAGCTGTTAAAGCCGCTGGTTACGAGCTGGGCACCGACATCACTCTGGCGATGGACTGTGCAGCATCTGAGTTCTACAAAGACGGCAAATACGTCCTGGCTGGCGAAGGCAACAAAGCGTTCACCTCTGAAGAATTCACTCACTTCCTGGAAGACCTGACCAAACAGTACCCGATCGTATCTATCGAAGACGGTCTGGACGAATCTGACTGGGACGGTTTTGCATATCAGACCAAAGTTCTGGGCGACAAAATCCAGCTGGTTGGTGACGATCTGTTCGTAACCAACACCAAGATCCTGAAAGAAGGCATCGACAAAGGCATCGTTAACTCCATCCTGATCAAATTCAACCAGATCGGTTCTCTGACCGAAACGCTGGCTGCGATCAAAATGGCGAAAGACGCTGGCTATACCGCTGTTATCTCTCACCGTTCTGGCGAAACTGAAGACGCTACCATCGCCGACCTGGCTGTTGGTACCGCTGCAGGCCAGATCAAAACCGGTTCTATGAGCCGTTCTGATCGTGTTGCTAAATACAACCAGCTGATTCGTATCGAAGAAGCGCTGGGCGCGAAAGCACCTTACAACGGTCGTAAAGAGATCAAAGGCCAGGCATAA
- the mazG gene encoding nucleoside triphosphate pyrophosphohydrolase, producing MTQIDRLLGIMQRLRDPETGCPWDKEQTFATIAPYTLEETYEVLDAISREDFDDLRGELGDLLFQVVFYAQMAQEEGRFDFNDICAAISDKLERRHPHIFAQATAGSSTDVLARWEQIKRTERAQKAQHSALDDIPHSFPALMRAQKIQKRCSGVGFDWTSLGPVVDKVHEEIDEVMEEAHQAVVDQARVEEEMGDLLFATVNLSRHLGVKAEVALQKANLKFERRFREVERIITARGLEMTGVDLQTMEEVWQEVKRQEHDL from the coding sequence ATGACTCAAATTGACCGCCTGCTCGGCATTATGCAGCGCCTGCGCGACCCGGAAACCGGCTGTCCGTGGGATAAAGAGCAGACCTTTGCCACCATTGCACCGTACACGCTGGAAGAAACTTACGAAGTGCTGGATGCCATTTCGCGTGAGGATTTTGACGATCTGCGCGGTGAACTGGGCGACCTGCTCTTTCAGGTCGTGTTTTATGCGCAAATGGCGCAGGAAGAGGGACGCTTTGATTTTAATGATATTTGTGCAGCCATTAGCGACAAACTTGAACGTCGTCATCCGCATATTTTTGCGCAAGCGACGGCGGGAAGCAGTACCGATGTACTGGCGCGCTGGGAACAGATCAAACGTACTGAGCGGGCGCAGAAAGCACAGCATTCGGCGCTGGACGATATTCCACACAGCTTTCCGGCGCTGATGCGGGCGCAAAAAATTCAGAAGCGCTGTTCAGGCGTGGGCTTTGACTGGACCTCGCTGGGTCCGGTTGTGGATAAAGTCCACGAAGAGATTGACGAAGTGATGGAAGAAGCGCACCAGGCCGTGGTCGATCAGGCCAGGGTAGAAGAAGAAATGGGCGATTTGCTGTTTGCAACGGTCAATCTTTCCCGCCATCTCGGTGTGAAAGCCGAGGTTGCCCTGCAAAAAGCTAACCTGAAATTTGAACGCCGTTTTCGCGAAGTTGAGCGCATTATTACCGCGCGTGGCCTCGAAATGACCGGCGTCGATCTCCAGACCATGGAAGAAGTCTGGCAGGAAGTAAAACGCCAGGAACATGATCTCTAA
- the rlmD gene encoding 23S rRNA (uracil(1939)-C(5))-methyltransferase RlmD, whose protein sequence is MAQFYSAKRRVTTRQIITVTVNDLDAFGQGVARHNGKLLFIPGLLPNERAEVVITEDKKQYSLAQVKRRLSDSNQRVTPRCPHFGVCGGCQQQHVSIALQQSSKRAALARLMKRDVDTVIAGEPWGYRRRARLSLNYQPKTQHLQMGFRQAHASDIVDIGQCPVLTPRLDALLPKIRQCLSSLKSVRRLGHVELVLADNGPLMVLRHTAALSDDDIEKLERFSHSEDLALYLAPQSEILESVTIKAPWYQSDGLRLTFSPRDFIQVNDRVNQQMVAAALEWLDLQPDDRVLDLFCGMGNFTLPLARRAASVVGVEGVAALVAKGQQNAAQNNLHNVTFFHENLEEDVMKQPWAQQGFDKILLDPARAGAPGVMQHIIKLAPRRVVYVSCNPATLARDSEAMLKAGYQIQRLAMLDMFPHTGHLESMVLFEHQ, encoded by the coding sequence ATGGCACAATTCTACTCTGCAAAACGACGTGTGACGACGCGTCAGATCATAACAGTGACGGTAAATGACCTCGATGCCTTTGGTCAGGGCGTAGCACGCCATAACGGTAAGCTGCTATTTATTCCGGGATTATTACCAAATGAGCGCGCGGAAGTCGTCATTACCGAGGATAAAAAACAGTATTCTCTTGCCCAGGTAAAACGTCGTCTCAGCGACAGCAATCAGCGGGTCACGCCGCGCTGCCCCCATTTTGGCGTATGCGGCGGCTGCCAGCAGCAGCATGTAAGCATTGCCCTCCAGCAGAGCAGCAAGCGGGCTGCCCTTGCCAGGCTGATGAAACGCGACGTCGATACCGTTATTGCCGGAGAACCCTGGGGATACCGGCGTCGTGCGCGCCTGAGCCTCAATTACCAACCCAAAACCCAGCACCTGCAAATGGGATTTCGTCAGGCACATGCCAGCGATATCGTCGATATCGGGCAATGCCCCGTTTTGACGCCCCGTCTTGACGCGTTACTGCCGAAAATTCGGCAATGCCTCTCCAGCCTGAAATCAGTACGCCGGCTCGGGCATGTGGAACTGGTACTTGCCGACAACGGGCCGCTGATGGTATTGCGCCATACGGCAGCACTTTCTGACGATGATATCGAAAAACTGGAACGCTTTTCGCATTCTGAGGACCTTGCGCTGTACCTTGCGCCGCAAAGCGAGATACTTGAATCCGTAACAATTAAAGCGCCGTGGTATCAGTCAGACGGACTACGCTTAACGTTCAGTCCCCGCGACTTTATTCAGGTCAACGATCGGGTGAATCAGCAAATGGTGGCGGCCGCGCTTGAGTGGCTGGATCTCCAGCCTGACGATCGCGTGCTGGATCTGTTCTGCGGTATGGGCAACTTTACGTTACCGCTCGCCAGACGCGCGGCAAGTGTGGTCGGTGTGGAAGGCGTAGCGGCCCTGGTGGCGAAAGGACAGCAGAATGCAGCACAAAACAACTTGCATAATGTGACGTTTTTTCATGAAAATCTTGAAGAAGATGTTATGAAACAGCCGTGGGCGCAGCAGGGTTTTGATAAAATACTGCTCGATCCAGCCCGCGCCGGTGCGCCGGGCGTTATGCAGCATATCATAAAGTTAGCGCCGCGCCGCGTAGTGTACGTGTCCTGCAATCCGGCGACGCTGGCGCGTGACAGTGAGGCGATGCTTAAGGCCGGTTACCAGATTCAGCGGCTGGCAATGCTGGACATGTTCCCGCACACTGGGCATCTGGAATCAATGGTGCTGTTTGAGCATCAATAA
- the pyrG gene encoding glutamine hydrolyzing CTP synthase, with protein MTTNYIFVTGGVVSSLGKGIAAASLAAILEARGLNVTMMKLDPYINVDPGTMSPIQHGEVFVTEDGAETDLDLGHYERFIRTKMSRRNNFTTGRIYSDVLRKERRGDYLGATVQVIPHITNAIKERVLEGGEGHDVVLVEIGGTVGDIESLPFLEAIRQLAVDIGREHALFMHLTLVPYMAAAGEVKTKPTQHSVKELLSIGIQPDILICRSDRAVPANERAKIALFCNVAEKAVISLKDVDSIYKIPGLLKSQGLDDYICKRFSLNCPEANLSEWEQVLYEESNPAGEVTIGMVGKYIELPDAYKSVIEALKHGGLKNRVTVNIKLIDSQDVETRGVEILKGLDAILIPGGFGYRGVEGMIATAGYARENNIPYLGICLGMQVALIEFARNVVGMDNANSTEFVPDCKYPVVALITEWRDENGNVEVRSEKSDLGGTMRVGAQACQLSDDSLVRKLYGASTITERHRHRYEVNNMLLKPIEAAGLRIAGRSGDEQLVEIIEVPNHPWFVAGQFHPEFTSTPRDGHPLFAGFVKAASEYQKRQVK; from the coding sequence ATGACAACGAACTATATTTTTGTGACCGGCGGGGTTGTTTCCTCTCTGGGTAAAGGCATTGCCGCCGCCTCCCTCGCAGCCATTCTTGAAGCCCGTGGCCTTAACGTGACCATGATGAAGCTGGATCCGTATATCAACGTCGATCCGGGCACCATGAGTCCAATCCAGCATGGCGAAGTGTTCGTTACTGAAGACGGCGCTGAAACCGACCTGGATTTGGGTCACTACGAGCGTTTCATTCGTACCAAGATGAGCCGCCGCAACAACTTTACTACCGGCCGTATTTACTCCGACGTTCTGCGTAAAGAACGCCGTGGCGACTATCTGGGCGCAACCGTTCAGGTTATCCCGCATATCACTAATGCTATCAAAGAACGCGTGCTGGAAGGCGGCGAAGGGCATGATGTGGTGCTGGTCGAAATCGGTGGCACCGTCGGGGATATCGAATCCCTGCCATTCCTCGAAGCCATTCGCCAACTGGCGGTTGATATTGGTCGTGAACACGCGCTGTTTATGCACCTGACGCTGGTGCCATATATGGCCGCTGCCGGTGAAGTCAAAACTAAACCGACTCAGCACTCCGTGAAAGAACTGCTCTCTATCGGTATCCAGCCGGATATCCTGATCTGCCGTTCCGATCGTGCCGTTCCGGCCAACGAACGCGCGAAAATTGCTTTGTTCTGTAACGTTGCTGAAAAAGCGGTTATTTCTCTGAAAGATGTTGATTCAATTTATAAAATCCCGGGCCTGTTGAAATCACAGGGTCTGGACGATTATATTTGTAAACGATTCAGCCTGAACTGTCCGGAAGCAAACTTGTCAGAATGGGAACAGGTGCTCTATGAAGAGTCCAATCCGGCAGGTGAAGTAACGATTGGCATGGTCGGTAAGTACATTGAACTGCCGGATGCCTATAAATCTGTTATTGAAGCCCTGAAGCACGGTGGCCTGAAAAACCGCGTGACCGTTAACATCAAGCTGATTGACTCGCAGGATGTTGAAACGCGTGGAGTAGAAATCCTGAAAGGGCTTGATGCCATTCTTATCCCCGGTGGCTTTGGTTACCGTGGCGTAGAAGGGATGATCGCGACCGCCGGGTATGCGCGTGAGAACAACATCCCTTACCTGGGCATTTGCTTAGGCATGCAGGTGGCGCTGATTGAATTTGCCCGTAACGTGGTAGGCATGGATAACGCCAACTCAACGGAATTTGTGCCAGACTGTAAGTACCCGGTTGTGGCGCTGATCACCGAGTGGCGTGATGAAAACGGTAACGTTGAAGTGCGTTCTGAAAAGAGCGACCTGGGCGGTACAATGCGCGTTGGCGCACAGGCTTGCCAGCTCTCTGATGACAGCCTGGTTCGCAAGCTGTACGGCGCGTCGACCATTACCGAACGCCATCGCCATCGTTACGAAGTTAACAATATGCTGTTGAAACCGATTGAAGCTGCGGGTCTGCGCATCGCAGGCCGTTCCGGCGACGAGCAGTTAGTTGAAATCATTGAGGTGCCAAATCACCCATGGTTTGTCGCAGGTCAGTTCCACCCGGAATTTACTTCTACGCCGCGTGATGGGCATCCGCTGTTTGCAGGCTTCGTGAAAGCCGCCAGCGAGTACCAGAAGCGTCAGGTGAAGTAA